From a single Phormidium ambiguum IAM M-71 genomic region:
- a CDS encoding molybdopterin oxidoreductase family protein, which yields MTDSKKTLCPYCGVGCGLEVSPPAQLGKPVSRDSQGTPMWKVQGDRNHPSSQGMVCVKGATIAESLNKDRLLYPMMRETLDEPFRRVTWEEALNAIVQRIQTVRYTQGVDAICMYGSGQFQTEDYYVAQKLIKGCLGTNNFDANSRLCMSSAVSGYIQSFGADGPPCCYDDLELTDCAFLIGTNTAECHPIIFNRLRKYHKKSNGKVKMIVVDPRRTTTAEAADLHLAIKPGTDIDLLNGIAHLLMRWGYIDHQFIDECTSNFSAYAEVISQYPPEVVAKKCGITVKELETAARYWGQSNSVLSMWSMGVNQSSEGTAKVQTINNLHLMTGQIGKPGAGPFSLTGQPNAMGGREAGGLCHILPGYRLVKNPQHRAELEELWGLPPGRIADKPGRSAWAMIEGLETGEVGFLWIAATNPAVSMPDLERTKKALLRSPFTVYQDAYYPTETAAYAHVLLPAAQWSEKTGTMTNSERRVTLCSAFRDRLGETKADWEIFAEVGRRLGFTEQFKFTNSAEVYAEFVQLTKGRPCDMTGLSHEKLKTQGPQQWPHPADGKLLEGAPARLYTDHRFHTPDGRARFAAYHSRGLAEPPDPDYPFVLTVGRLYGHWHTQTRTGRIDKIVQMHPHPFIEIHPRDAAKLGIQDQQLVEVRSRRGVTYFPAKVTHAIAPGTVFVPMHWGALWAKDAEANVLTHPEACPISLEPELKACAVQLTKVTADHLATDTLLRSPKSSMLSASPSV from the coding sequence ATGACTGACTCAAAAAAAACACTTTGTCCATATTGCGGTGTAGGTTGTGGTTTAGAAGTTTCGCCACCAGCGCAACTAGGAAAACCTGTAAGTAGAGACAGTCAAGGTACGCCGATGTGGAAAGTACAAGGCGATCGCAACCATCCTTCAAGTCAAGGTATGGTATGTGTAAAAGGTGCCACAATTGCCGAATCTTTAAACAAAGACCGCCTCCTTTATCCCATGATGCGCGAAACTTTAGACGAACCTTTTCGCCGCGTAACTTGGGAAGAAGCACTCAACGCCATAGTTCAAAGAATTCAAACCGTCCGCTACACTCAAGGCGTAGATGCTATCTGTATGTACGGTTCTGGACAATTCCAAACCGAAGATTATTATGTAGCTCAAAAACTGATCAAAGGTTGTCTTGGTACTAACAATTTTGATGCCAATTCTCGGCTTTGTATGTCCTCAGCAGTATCGGGATATATTCAAAGTTTTGGTGCAGATGGCCCCCCCTGTTGTTATGATGATTTAGAATTAACAGATTGTGCATTTTTAATTGGTACAAATACCGCCGAATGTCATCCAATTATATTTAATCGCTTACGGAAATATCATAAAAAAAGCAACGGCAAAGTGAAAATGATTGTCGTCGATCCCCGTCGGACAACCACAGCCGAAGCCGCAGATTTACACTTAGCAATTAAACCCGGAACTGATATCGATTTATTGAATGGAATTGCCCATTTATTGATGCGTTGGGGATATATTGACCACCAATTTATCGATGAATGTACAAGTAATTTTTCCGCTTATGCCGAAGTAATAAGCCAATATCCTCCCGAAGTTGTTGCCAAAAAATGTGGCATTACAGTGAAAGAATTAGAAACTGCTGCCCGTTATTGGGGACAATCTAATAGCGTGTTGTCAATGTGGTCAATGGGAGTTAATCAATCTTCGGAAGGAACTGCAAAAGTTCAAACAATTAATAACTTACATTTAATGACCGGACAAATCGGCAAACCAGGGGCAGGGCCGTTTTCTTTGACTGGTCAACCTAATGCAATGGGAGGCAGAGAAGCTGGTGGTTTGTGTCATATTTTGCCAGGTTATCGCTTGGTGAAAAATCCGCAACATCGGGCCGAACTTGAAGAACTTTGGGGTTTACCACCGGGAAGAATTGCCGATAAACCAGGTCGATCGGCTTGGGCAATGATCGAAGGTTTAGAAACAGGAGAAGTGGGATTTTTATGGATTGCGGCAACAAATCCGGCAGTGAGTATGCCAGATTTAGAAAGGACGAAAAAGGCATTGTTACGATCGCCTTTTACCGTCTATCAAGATGCCTATTACCCAACAGAAACCGCCGCTTACGCCCATGTTTTATTACCCGCTGCCCAGTGGAGTGAAAAAACCGGAACCATGACAAATTCCGAACGGCGAGTTACACTTTGTTCGGCATTCCGCGATCGCTTAGGAGAAACTAAAGCTGACTGGGAAATCTTCGCCGAAGTTGGCAGACGTTTAGGCTTTACCGAACAATTTAAATTTACTAATTCAGCTGAAGTTTACGCCGAATTTGTTCAACTAACCAAAGGACGACCCTGCGATATGACAGGGTTAAGTCACGAAAAGCTCAAAACCCAAGGCCCACAACAATGGCCGCATCCCGCTGATGGTAAGCTCTTAGAAGGCGCACCCGCCCGACTCTACACCGACCATCGTTTCCACACCCCCGACGGACGCGCCCGCTTTGCCGCCTACCATTCTCGCGGATTAGCCGAACCACCAGACCCAGACTATCCCTTTGTTTTAACCGTAGGCAGACTTTACGGACACTGGCACACCCAAACTCGCACCGGAAGAATTGATAAAATCGTCCAAATGCACCCCCATCCATTCATCGAAATTCATCCCCGCGATGCTGCGAAATTGGGTATCCAAGATCAACAATTAGTCGAAGTACGGAGTCGTCGCGGAGTCACTTATTTTCCTGCCAAAGTTACCCATGCGATCGCCCCCGGAACCGTCTTCGTCCCCATGCACTGGGGCGCACTTTGGGCTAAAGACGCAGAAGCTAACGTTTTAACTCATCCTGAAGCTTGTCCTATTTCCTTAGAACCGGAACTCAAAGCTTGTGCCGTACAATTAACAAAGGTTACAGCAGATCATTTGGCTACGGATACTTTACTGAGATCGCCAAAATCTAGTATGCTCTCTGCATCACCTTCCGTGTGA